In Bombus huntii isolate Logan2020A chromosome 9, iyBomHunt1.1, whole genome shotgun sequence, a single window of DNA contains:
- the LOC126869279 gene encoding N6-adenosine-methyltransferase catalytic subunit: MSDAFEEIQAIKIKRNSLREKLQKRKRERHELFTLTSTTPVSSSLTNESPLSNDSMGHSHRSDHSEYERDVLCILHESLPNLPITSAELIDLLRKNLNADVSSPDIHKILEKLAAQDIVKIKEVTENGVFGYTVLSVAESQSSYQSQSDDTENPESAETSASELNDYVPAEKQPKLDKKNTEDIMSLISMPTIREKENKKVGEQILDLLSKQTSKEKSLAERFRSQGGAQVMEFCPHGTRVDCVKLNGGPGFAEKCKKLHFKKIIQSHTDESLGDCSFLNTCFHMDTCKYVHYEVDGPTTQQKESNETDNANNSAVNKGLTVDSKNGSSTACPPPSGSLGSELTLYPPQWIQCDLRYLDMTVLGKFAVIMADPPWDIHMELPYGTMSDDEMRQLGIPALQDEGLLFLWVTGRAMELGRECLQLWGYERVDEIIWVKTNQLQRIIRTGRTGHWLNHGKEHCLVGMKGNPRINRGLDSDVIVAEVRATSHKPDEIYGIIERMSPGTRKIELFGRPHNVQPNWITLGNQVDGVHLIDPQLIKAFKKRYPDGNSMKPSKPLKLECDL; the protein is encoded by the exons ATGTCAGACGCTTTTGAAGAGATACAggcaattaaaataaaaagaaacagtCTACGAGAGAAATTGCAGAAAAGAAAACGCGAGAGACATGAATTATTTACTCTTACTTCTACAACACCAGTATCATCCTCCTTGACAAATGAATCACCTCTTTCTAATG ATTCAATGGGACATTCACATCGATCCGACCACAGTGAATATGAAAGAGACGTGTTATGTATTCTACATGAATCATTACCTAATTTACCAATTACATCTGCAGAACTAATAGATTTACTTCGTAAAAATCTTAATGCAGATGTATCATCTCCAGATATTCACAAAATTTTGGAAAAGCTTGCAGCTCAAGATATTGTTAA AATCAAGGAAGTAACAGAAAATGGTGTTTTTGGATATACAGTATTGTCAGTGGCAGAATCACAATCATCATATCAGTCTCAATCAGATGACACAGAAAATCCAGAGAGTGCAGAAACATCTGCATCTGAATTGAATGACTATGTACCTGCAGAGAAGCAACCCAAATTAGATAAGAAAAATACAGAGGATATAATGTCACTTATATCAATGCCTACTattagagaaaaagaaaataagaaggTTGGAGAACAAATTTTAGATTTGTTATCAAAGCAAACATCTAAGGAGAAATCACTAGCTGAAAGATTTCGGTCTCAAGGAGGAGCACAAGTTATGGAGTTTTGTCCTCATGGTACAAGAGTAGATTGTGTCAAGTTAAATGGTGGACCAGGATTTGCAGAAAAGTGTAAAAAACTTCAtttcaaaaaaattattcaaagtCACACAGATGAATCTTTAGGTGACTGTAGTTttcttaatacttgctttcaTATGGATACATGCAA aTATGTTCATTACGAAGTGGATGGGCCAACAACTCAACAAAAGGAGTCAAACGAAACAGACAATGCAAATAATAGTGCAGTGAATAAAGGTTTAACAGTAGATAGTAAAAATGGTAGTAGTACTGCATGTCCACCTCCTAGCGGATCATTAGGTAGTGAATTGACTCTTTATCCACCACAGTGGATACAATGTGATTTACGTTATCTTGATATGACTGTCCTGGGTAAATTTGCTGTTATAATGGCTGACCCTCCATGGGACATACATATGGAATTACCATATGGTACCATGTCAGATGATGAAATGAGACAATTAGGTATACCTGCTCTTCAAGATGAAGGTCTCCTATTTTTATGGGTAACAGGGAGAGCAATGGAACTTGGTAGAGAGTGCCTACAATTGTGGGGATACGAAAGAGTAGATGAGATCATATGGGTGAAGACTAACCAATTACAAAGGATAATAAGAACTGGCAGAACAGGTCACTGGCTAAACCATGGCAAAGAACATTGCTTAGTCGGCATGAAAGGAAATCCGAGAATTAATCGAGGTTTGGATAGCGATGTTATAGTAGCCGAAGTTCGTGCAACCAGTCACAAACCTGACGAAATCTATGGAATCATCGAACGTATGAGCCCAGGAAcaagaaaaatagaattatttggTCGACCACATAATGTTCAACCTAATTGGATCACATTAGGCAATCAAGTAGATGGAGTTCACTTGATTGATCCACAACTTATTAAAGCCTTTAAAAAGCGTTATCCAGATGGAAATTCAATGAAACCTAGCAAACC ATTGAAACTGGAATGTGATCTTTAA